Proteins co-encoded in one Gossypium arboreum isolate Shixiya-1 chromosome 11, ASM2569848v2, whole genome shotgun sequence genomic window:
- the LOC108471374 gene encoding receptor-like protein 7: MRLSLAFACFLFIVTLFQFTAFSFSSEQPAVLCHSDERLALLQLKDSFIIDKQALAAGFCAYPKVDSWDSQSVDCCSWDGIECDEITGVVIGLDLSSSCLYGSINSTSSLFRLLHLQKLNLANNHFNYSLIPYALGNLSMLTYLNLSSSVFSGQIPSEISKLYRLSSLDFSNNWDTNPSQRLLVLEKPDVKSLIQNLTNLKYLNLSYVVMASPIPSVLANLSSLTSLYLESCGLQGMFPLAIFRLPNLETIWLSHNLDLTGYLLEFNFSNKLKKLALWNTSFSGELPASIENLSSLEFLGLGHCNFSGSVPSTLGNLPNLKFLDLATNSFTGSVPPTLGNLTKLDTLDLHDNYFTGFIPSELTNLTQLTALNLLGNMLHGSVPSSISRLEKLKFFDCDDNRLGGILEMDAFLELKDLQYLFLSLNNFYLVSPDNSNATSPQAQLVDIGLRHCHLREFPYFLRNQHRLQLLDLSSNNIKGQIPQWMSKVSVETLLFLDLSNNSLIGFDDFPLVLPWSKLQYLKLDSNILRGSLPVPPLSTVFYSISNNSLNGEIPQLLCNLSSLSILDFSYNNMSGGIPVCLSNFSKSLLVLKVRSNQLDGPIPSGWATGNRLKMIDLSKNKLQEKIPKSLMECKMLEYLDLGNNQIRDAFPSWLGSLPELNILILSSNAFYGRMENPKLNLNVFPKLRIIDLSHNRFNGTLPWGYFERWISMKNLDGKNSPPKYMLESLDMRINLMHVPRDYDYSMTITNKGMEMKYPKIIRTLVAIDFSNNRFDGEIPKLIGKLKELHLLNFSNNNLVGGIPVAIAKLTNLESLDLSENKLVGRIPMELSTQLTFLSFLNVSHNRLTGLIPGGGQFETFQSSSFDGNLGLCGKPLRKECSSNSGSLPPPSLTSSGEFGLDWKVVLFGYGCGFLFGVVIGHVVIKKKPDWFANTFSKFPTRRRRRHVL; encoded by the exons ATGAGGCTTTCACTTGCATTTGCATGCTTTCTTTTCATCGTTACTCTTTTTCAGTTCACTGCCTTTTCTTTCTCGTCTGAGCAGCCTGCAGTACTTTGTCACAGCGATGAGCGTCTTGCTTTGCTGCAGCTCAAGGATAGCTTCATCATCGACAAGCAGGCATTGGCTGCAGGTTTTTGTGCTTATCCTAAGGTTGATAGTTGGGATTCTCAAAGCGTTGACTGCTGTTCATGGGATGGCATTGAGTGTGACGAAATCACGGGTGTGGTGATAGGCCTGGATCTCAGCAGCAGTTGCCTTTATGGCTCCATCAATTCCACCAGCAGTCTCTTCCGCCTTCTTCACCTTCAAAAGCTTAACCTCGCTAACAACCATTTTAATTACTCTTTGATTCCATATGCGTTGGGCAATCTTTCGATGCTGACATACCTTAACCTCTCTAGTTCTGTATTTTCTGGTCAAATACCGTCAGAAATTTCAAAGCTCTATAGGTTATCCTCCCTGGATTTCTCTAATAATTGGGATACTAACCCTTCTCAAAGGTTGTTGGTACTCGAAAAGCCAGATGTGAAGAGCTTAATACAGAATTTAACAAACTTGAAGTACCTCAATCTCTCCTACGTAGTTATGGCGTCTCCGATTCCGAGTGTGTTGGCCAACTTGTCCTCGCTGACGTCCCTTTACCTCGAGTCTTGTGGACTGCAGGGCATGTTTCCATTAGCCATTTTCCGGCTACCAAACCTTGAAACTATTTGGCTGTCACACAACTTGGATCTGACAGGTTACTTGCTGGAGTTCAATTTCAGCAACAAACTTAAAAAGTTAGCATTGTGGAATACAAGCTTTTCTGGTGAGTTACCTGCTTCAATCGAAAACCTTAGTTCTTTGGAATTCTTGGGACTCGGTCACTGCAACTTCTCAGGGTCAGTGCCATCTACGTTGGGTAATCTTCCCAATCTCAAATTTCTGGATCTAGCAACCAATTCTTTTACGG GGTCAGTGCCACCAACGTTGGGTAATCTCACCAAACTCGATACTTTGGATCTCCATGATAATTATTTTACGG GTTTTATTCCTTCTGAGCTTACCAACTTGACCCAACTCACTGCTTTGAATCTGCTCGGAAACATGCTACATGGATCAGTCCCAAGCTCAATCTCGAGACTCGAGAAACTTAAATTTTTTGACTGTGACGACAACAGATTGGGTGGCATTCTGGAGATGGATGCATTTCTAGAGCTAAAAGATCTGCAGTATTTGTTTCTGTCCTTGAATAATTTCTATTTAGTTTCTCCAGATAATAGCAATGCCACCAGCCCTCAAGCTCAGCTTGTTGATATAGGATTACGGCACTGCCATCTAAGAGAGTTCCCATATTTCTTGCGCAACCAACACCGGTTACAGCTTCTTGATCTTTCTTCAAACAACATTAAGGGCCAGATACCGCAGTGGATGTCCAAAGTGAGCGTTGAAACCCTGTTGTTTTTAGACCTTTCAAACAACTCCCTCATCGGTTTCGATGACTTCCCACTTGTTCTTCCATGGTCTAAACTGCAATATCTGAAACTTGATTCCAACATTCTCCGAGGTTCTCTCCCAGTTCCACCATTGTCTACAGTTTTCTATTCCATCTCAAATAATTCTCTCAATGGAGAGATCCCACAGCTGTTGTGCAATCTCAGCTCTCTTTCCATTCTTGACTTTTCCTACAATAACATGAGTGGTGGGATCCCAGTGTGTCTGAGCAACTTCAGCAAGTCTTTATTAGTACTGAAGGTGCGGTCCAACCAGTTAGATGGTCCCATTCCAAGTGGTTGGGCAACTGGAAACAGATTAAAAATGATAGATTTGAGCAAAAACAAATTGCAGGAGAAGATTCCAAAATCGCTGATGGAGTGTAAAATGTTGGAATATCTTGATCTTGGAAACAATCAGATTAGAGATGCATTCCCTTCTTGGTTAGGGTCTCTTCCAGAATTGAATATTCTTATTTTATCTTCTAATGCATTTTATGGTAGGATGGAGAATCCTAAGTTGAATCTCAACGTCTTTCCCAAGTTGCGAATCATCGATCTTTCTCACAACAGATTCAATGGAACCTTGCCTTGGGGTTACTTTGAAAGATGGATTAGCATGAAAAATCTGGATGGAAAAAACTCACCTCCTAAATACATGCTTGAAAGTTTAGATATGAGGATAAATCTTATGCATGTTCCCAGGGATTATGACTACTCCATGACAATTACAAACAAAGGCATGGAGATGAAGTACCCAAAGATCATTCGAACTCTTGTAGCCATTGATTTCTCCAACAACAGATTTGATGGAGAAATTCCAAAATTGATTGGGAAGCTCAAAGAGCTTCACTTGCTCAACTTTTCGAATAACAATCTCGTTGGAGGAATCCCAGTAGCCATAGCGAAGCTCACAAATCTTGAATCTTTGGACCTTTCTGAGAACAAACTAGTGGGAAGAATTCCAATGGAGTTGAGTACTCAACTCACTTTCCTTTCATTCCTCAACGTCTCTCATAATCGTCTCACAGGGCTTATACCAGGAGGCGGCCAATTTGAGACTTTTCAAAGTAGCTCCTTTGATGGAAATCTTGGGTTGTGTGGAAAACCCTTGCGAAAAGAATGTAGCAGCAATTCTGGAAGCCTGCCACCTCCATCTTTGACTTCTTCGGGAGAATTTGGATTGGATTGGAAAGTAGTGTTGTTCGGTTATGGATGTGGATTCCTATTTGGAGTGGTGATTGGACATGTTGTGATAAAAAAGAAACCTGATTGGTTTGCCAACACTTTCTCCAAATTTCCTACAAGAAGGCGAAGGAGGCATGTACTATAA
- the LOC108473094 gene encoding hevein-like preproprotein yields the protein MGNLSLSLVSLLCLLATAASQQCGRQAGGRTCANNLCCSQYGYCGTTDYYCSPSRGCQSNCWGGGGSGGGGESASNVRATYHYYNPAQNGWNLNAVSAYCSTWDANKPLAWRQKYGWTAFCGPVGPRGQASCGRCLRVTNRATRAQVTVRIVDQCSNGGLDLDVAVFQQIDTDGRGHAQGHLMVDYQFVAC from the exons ATGGGTAATCTAAGCCTATCCCTTGTTTCTTTACTATGCTTATTAGCTACTGCCGCTTCCCAGCAGTGTGGGCGCCAAGCCGGTGGCCGGACTTGTGCTAACAACCTTTGTTGCAGCCAGTATGGTTATTGTGGCACTACAGATTATTATTGTTCACCTTCTAGAGGTTGCCAAAGTAACTGTTGGGGTGGGGGTGGTAGTGGCGGCGGTGGTGAAAGTGCCTCCAATGTTAGAGCTACCTACCATTACTACAACCCCGCACAAAATGGATGGAACCTAAATGCTGTAAGTGCCTATTGCTCAACTTGGGATGCAAACAAGCCCTTAGCATGGCGCCAGAAGTATGGATGGACCGCCTTCTGCGGACCGGTCGGACCTCGTGGCCAAGCATCTTGTGGAAGATGCTTAAGG GTGACAAATAGAGCTACAAGAGCACAAGTAACAGTAAGAATTGTGGATCAGTGCAGCAACGGAGGCCTAGATTTAGATGTAGCCGTGTTCCAGCAGATTGACACTGATGGCAGAGGCCATGCCCAAGGCCACCTTATGGTGGATTACCAATTTGTCGCCTGTTGA